The Dermacentor albipictus isolate Rhodes 1998 colony chromosome 2, USDA_Dalb.pri_finalv2, whole genome shotgun sequence genome has a segment encoding these proteins:
- the LOC139055339 gene encoding uncharacterized protein encodes MRSLGDNALSQGDQPNTVSFKEKLQVWCIERDVPHVTITHLLQVMRSHACFSGLPKSARALLSTPRLAYGVKPMGSGQYCHFGLTEGLQEALKNVLPVPDPLILHVNVDGLPLTKSTRDQFWPILCRVANCESSKPFPIGIYYGQSKALQPNTFLQQFVFDLKIALHHGVTVGSQLIHVELGAIICDAPAKAYILGIKGHSGYFSCPKCTTEGNHKHGRMCFPELDAPLRTDASFRNVDQEDHHIMDTILKDLPIDLIRQVPLDYMHLTCLGVVRKLLLLWIKGEKTYRIGKRSRESVSGASTEIRHYVPSEMSRKPRSLSDIDRWKASEFRLLMLYTGPVVLKSRIPDNLADNFMVLHVAMSILCSPLSCTRNLEYAERLLVHFVKVFIEIYGEHAVSLNVHCLVHVVDDVRVHGPLHGYSAFPFENYMPRLKKYVRKPEKPLQQLYNRIMEERALASMSSRPETCIALDSGSVCFTEKEKLLMRHDNGPLPLGCVGPQYKGFLFSQDATIKVNKRDCTCMLNDGSIVKVENIAVCAVSHMPVLVGRKYQKLEDLYTYPCKSSLINIFLASNLSDIHFWPVSDITLKCVRLPFGRKHAIFPMRHLQ; translated from the coding sequence ATGCGCTCCCTAGGTGATAATGCATTGTCCCAAGGAGACCAGCCAAACACAGTTTCCTTCAAAGAAAAGCTGCAGGTCTGGTGCATAGAGAGAGATGTGCCCCATGTTACCATCACACATTTATTGCAGGTTATGCGCTCACATGCTTGCTTTTCTGGCCTCCCGAAATCTGCCAGAGCTCTCTTGTCAACGCCAAGGTTAGCATATGGCGTTAAACCAATGGGTTCAGGCCAGTATTGTCATTTTGGTTTAACTGAGGGCCTTCAGGAGGCATTGAAAAATGTTCTGCCTGTGCCTGACCCACTCATACTCCATGTGAATGTAGATGGGCTACCTTTGACAAAAAGCACACGAGACCAGTTCTGGCCTATTCTCTGCAGAGTAGCAAATTGTGAAAGCAGTAAGCCATTTCCAATTGGCATTTATTATGGCCAGTCTAAGGCTTTGCAGCCTAACACATTCCTACAGCAGTTTGTGTTTGACTTGAAAATAGCCTTGCATCATGGTGTTACTGTTGGAAGCCAACTGATCCATGTAGAACTTGGTGCAATAATCTGTGATGCACCTGCTAAGGCTTATATTCTGGGCATTAAGGGTCACAGTGGATACTTCAGCTGTCCGAAATGCACTACCGAAGGGAATCATAAACATGGTCGTATGTGCTTCCCTGAACTCGATGCCCCATTGCGAACAGATGCAAGCTTTCGTAATGTAGATCAGGAAGATCACCATATTATGGACACAATCCTCAAGGATCTTCCCATTGACTTGATTAGGCAGGTTCCACTTGACTATATGCACCTGACTTGCTTAGGTGTTGTTCGTAAACTTCTGCTGCTCTGGATTAAAGGAGAAAAGACCTATAGAATAGGAAAACGATCAAGAGAGTCTGTGTCAGGAGCAAGTACTGAAATACGGCACTATGTGCCATCAGAGATGTCTCGAAAGCCGAGAAGCTTGTCAGACATTGACAGGTGGAAGGCTTCAGAGTTCCGGCTTCTTATGCTGTACACTGGCCCCGTGGTCCTGAAGTCAAGGATACCTGATAATCTGGCAGACAATTTTATGGTGTTGCACGTCGCCATGAGCATTCTGTGTAGCCCGCTGTCATGCACTCGGAACTTGGAGTATGCAGAGAGGTTGCTTGTGCATTTTGTTAAAGTGTTCATTGAAATATATGGTGAGCATGCTGTTTCACTCAATGTCCACTGTTTGGTTCACGTCGTAGACGACGTTCGAGTTCATGGACCTCTGCATGGTTACAGTGCATTCCCCTTCGAAAATTACATGCCTAGGCTAAAGAAGTATGTCAGAAAGCCTGAAAAGCCTCTTCAGCAACTTTACAATCGAATTATGGAAGAGCGGGCATTGGCTAGCATGTCCAGCAGACCAGAAACTTGTATTGCTCTTGATTCAGGCTCTGTATGCTTCACAGAAAAGGAAAAACTGCTGATGAGGCATGATAATGGACCGCTTCCACTAGGCTGTGTAGGACCTCAGTACAAAGGTTTCCTATTTTCTCAAGATGCCACCATAAAAGTGAACAAGAGGGACTGCACATGCATGCTAAATGATGGTAGCATTGTCAAAGTTGAAAACATTGCAGTCTGTGCTGTGAGCCACATGCCTGTGCTTGTTGGGAGGAAGTACCAGAAATTGGAAGACCTTTATACTTATCCATGCAAATCCTCTCTCATTAACATATTTTTGGCTTCTAATCTTTCAGACATCCACTTTTGGCCTGTTTCGGATATCACACTGAAATGTGTGAGACTTCCTTTTGGCAGAAAGCATGCCATATTTCCAATGCGACATCTGCAGTGA